ACCGACGAGAAGCAGGCAGCCCTGCGAGGTCCGGATAGGTCCGACATTCGCCGCCAAGCCGCCGACGGATGTGGCCGACAGAATGGCCGCCCCATAGACGAGAAAGGGATAGGCGCCGATCCATTCGATGCTCAGCCCCAGCTCCGCCATTGCCGCGACCGCGAAGATGGGCGGCGCCAGGAGGCCGGCGATGGCGGTGGTGTGAAGCACCATCAACGCAAGCAGCGGGACGAGATACGGCGGCACGCCCGGCGCCTTACTCACTGCCACCAGTCTCCAAGCTGCTTTCTCAGCCGCGGTGCCTTCACAAGCGAGTAGACAAATCGCGACGCCATCCGAATGAATTGCCGTTCGTTTCGCGCCGCCGCAGCCTCCTCCACGGCAAGCCAGGCATCCAGGCGCCGGAAGAGATCGGAAGCAAGCGGCTCGTCTCCCGTTTGAGAATATCTTGCTCGCAACCGGGCCGCGGCGCCATCGACCTCCTGGCTTGTTGCGTTGCGCCCGCGGCGAATGGTTGCTTCGACGCTAGGCACGACCTCAAGCCTGCCGCCGGCCTTGGCAAAGCGGATGAACAGATCCAGATCCTCAAGCCTGCGCAGCGCGGAATCGAAACCGCCGATCCGGGCGAGGTCGGACATCGCCATGAGTAGGGTGGACCCGGGGCAGAACCAGCAGCCGCTGACGAAATCGGAAAGTTGCGCGCTGGGCCGCGGGTGGCGGGTCGCAGAAGCCCCACGCGCATCCAGCCAGTTCCACCCGCACGAGACGGCCGTCATGTCGGGCCGGCCCAGGCTCTCGAAGATCTCAACCTGGCGCGATAGCTTGGTGGGCGCCCAGATATCGTCCGAGTCAAGAAACGCAACATGGGTCGTGCCGATCGATTCAAGCCCCACCCCGCGCGCGGCCGATGCTCCCGAATTCCTCTTCAATCGGCGTATTGTAATGCGAGGGTCGCCGCCGAGGGAGGGCTGCAAGCTCAAAGGCGGCTGCGAACAATCGTCGACGAGCACGATTTGCGCAGCTTGAAAACTTTGCTTCAGAACCGACTCAACGGCCGCGGCGGCGCCGTCGGGTCGATTGTAGACCGGTATGATGACGCCCACGGATATTTGCATCGGAACTGAAGATGGCA
This sequence is a window from Hyphomicrobiales bacterium. Protein-coding genes within it:
- a CDS encoding glycosyltransferase family A protein; this encodes MQISVGVIIPVYNRPDGAAAAVESVLKQSFQAAQIVLVDDCSQPPLSLQPSLGGDPRITIRRLKRNSGASAARGVGLESIGTTHVAFLDSDDIWAPTKLSRQVEIFESLGRPDMTAVSCGWNWLDARGASATRHPRPSAQLSDFVSGCWFCPGSTLLMAMSDLARIGGFDSALRRLEDLDLFIRFAKAGGRLEVVPSVEATIRRGRNATSQEVDGAAARLRARYSQTGDEPLASDLFRRLDAWLAVEEAAAARNERQFIRMASRFVYSLVKAPRLRKQLGDWWQ